The DNA window TTCAAATCACTCTCTGGTTGTGGCTAACATTGATTTTTGCAAATTTTTCTCAAACGATTGCAGAGAGTCGTGGAAAAGCCCAGGCCGATAGCTTAAGAAAAGCCAAAACAGAGATTTTTGCTAAACAAGATAAGGGAGGAATTGAGATTAAAATTCCCTGTAATCAGTTGAGAAAAGGGGATGTTGTGATATGTGAGGTAGGAGACATTATCCCAGCAGATGGAGAGGTTGTTGAGGGGGTCGCAACCGTGGACGAATCTGCCATTACTGGAGAATCGGCCCCCGTGATTCGTGAAAGTGGGGGAGACAGAAGTGCCGTTACGGCAGGTACGAAAGTTTTAAGCGATCGCTTAAAAATTAGCGTTGTGTCAGATGCCGGACAGAGCTTTTTAGACAAAATGATTCATCTCATTGAAGGTGCTAAAAGACAGAAAACACCCAATGAAATTGCACTAAGTATTGTTTTATCTGGTTTAACAATTATATTTTTGTTGACCACAAGCACTTTAAAAATGTTCGGAGATTATAGCAGTGTAGCCGCCAAACAAGATCTTTCTCAGATTTTAACCATTCCCGTTTTAGCGGCTTTGCTTGTGTGTTTAATTCCGACAACGATCAGTGCACTTTTAAACGCGGTGGGGATTGCGGGAATTGATAGGCTCATTAGAAAGAATGTCATTGCATTGAGTGGACGTTCTGTGGAGGCTTCAGGTGATATTGATCTATTAATTTTGGATAAAACAGGGACCATCACAATTGGTAATAGAATGGCTGCAGCTTTTCTGCCTGCAACAGATATTGGGGAAAAAGAATTTGCAAAAATTGCGCAGCTCGCATCTTTATCGGATGAAACCCCAGAAGGGCGCTCAATCGTTGTGTTAGCCAAAAATCTATTTGGTTGGCGTGGAGAATCCGTTGAAGCGGGGAGCTCAACTTTTATCCCGTTTTCTGCAAAAACACGTATGAGTGGAGTCGATTTCAAAGACAATCACGGAAAGGTCGTCCGCTCAATTCGGAAAGGAGCTGCAGATGCGATTAAAAAACATATTATGAGCTTGGGGGGGAAATATTCATCACAATTAGATGCTGTGATTCAATCCATCGCAAAAATGGGGGGAACGCCTCTGCTCGTGAGCGATCAAGAGAAAATTGTTGGAATTGTTCACTTGAAAGATGTAATCAAAGGGGGAATTAAGGAGCGTTTTGCGGAAATGCGAAAAATGGGCATCCGTACTGTTATGGTAACGGGTGATAATCCAATGACGGCAGCAGCAATTGCCGCAGAAGCGGGGGTGGATGAATACATTGCCGAGGCAACTCCAGAAATGAAATTGTCTAAAATTAGACAAGAACAAGCAGGGGGGAGACTTGTGGCTATGACGGGAGATGGAACAAACGATGCCCCAGCACTAGCTCAAGCAGACGTGGCTGTGGCAATGAATACAGGTACGCAAGCTTCACGAGAAGCAGGAAACATGATTGATTTGGATAGCAATCCGACCAAATTGATTGATATTGTGGAAATCGGCAAACAAATGTTGATGACAAGAGGGGCTTTAACGACATTTAGTATAGCCAACGATGTCGCTAAATATTTTGCCATAATTCCCGCGATTTTTAGTGTCCTTTATGTGACAGATTCCGAGCAACAAGGTCCTTTGTCGATTCTGAACCTCATGCACTTAAAATCCCCACACAGTGCAATCTTGAGTGCTTTAATTTTTAATGCTTTAATTATTGTTGCTTTGATTCCTCTGGCACTTCGCGGGGTCAAGTATAGTGCACAATCCGCTCATGATTTATTGAGAAATAACCTTCTGGTATATGGTTTAGGAGGAATCATCGTTCCATTCCTCGGAATTAAAATAATCGATATGTTGATTACCTTTTTAGGATTGGTGTAAATATGGTTATGCAAGCTCTTCGTATGCTTGGTTGTATGGTTGTATTGCTTGGCCTGATTTATCCTGTCGTGATTACAATTATCGCCCAGATCTTCATGCCGGAAAATGCAAATGGAGGAATCATTGTAGATAAAGGCAAAACTATTGGAGCAGAATTAATTGCACAGAAATTTGAGAGTGAGCGTTATTTTTGGGCACGTCCCTCGGCTGTAGATTTTAATCCTCTTCCTTCAGGAGGAAGCAATTTGGGACCGACAAGTAAAGCTCTTGAAAAAATGGTCGCGGAAAGAAAAGCTGGAGTGGCGAGTGTTCATTTAGTCGATGTTTCTCAAGTGCCTGCCGAGTTATTGTTTGCTTCTGGAAGTGGCTTAGATCCGCATATTAGCCGTGATGTCGCTTTTTTTCAGGTCAATCGGATAGCTAGAGCAAGAGGAATGTCAGAATATGAACTGATCGATTTTCTCAAAGAAATGGTCATCGAACCTAGTTTATCCATTTTTGGCGAACCGTATGTGAATGTGCTCCTTCTAAATCAAGCTTTGGATAAATTAAATGAGAAGCAGAGGCTTCCATTAAAGGGATACAATGAGTGAGCAAGAGAGACCCGCCCCAGAAGATTTTTTAAGGATGACAGAAATTCAGGAGAGTGAAGAAAAGGGGCAGCTCAAGATATTCTTAGGAATGGCAGCTGGTGTAGGAAAAACATATGCGATGCTGGAGGAAGCACAAGCTCTTCAAAAAGAAGGTGTCAATGTTGTCATTGGAATTGTTGATACACATGGGAGAAGTGAGACGTCAGCCTTAGTATCGGGTCTCAAAAAAATCCCTGAAAAAGTTATCACTTATCGTGATCGAGAATTTCAAGAACTAGATCTCGATGCCATCATTCTTTTAAAACCTGATGTTGTCCTTGTTGATGAACTTGCTCATACGAATATACCTGGAAAGAGACATAATAAAAGATGGCAGGATGTTTTAGAAATATTAGACCATGGAATCGATGTTTACACCACTTTAAATGTCCAACACATCGAAAGTTTAAAAGATGTCGTTCATGGGATTACAGGAGTTGTTGTTCAAGAAACAGTGCCAGACTTAATCATTGAAAAAGCGGCTTCTATTCAGCTTGTTGACTTAACAACCGATGAATTATTGCAAAGACTAAAAGAGGGAAAAGTTTATCTACCAGAGCAATCTAAAATTGCGACACAAAATTTCTTTAAAAAAGATAAGCTCACCGCTTTACGAGAAATTGTGCTGCGATACGCTGCTGATAAAGTGGATCGTGATTTACGGCAAATGGAACCCACAGGGGAACGAAGCACACTTTGGCGAGCAAGGGAAAAATTTCTTGTGGCAGTGAGTCAAAGTCCCTACTCACAAAAACTCATTCGACGGGCATGTCGCATGGCGGTCAATTTTGATGCCCCTTGGATTGCGCTTTACGTCAATAATGAGCGTATATTGAATGAGCAAGACAGCCAGCAATTAACCAAAAATTTACAGCTAGCACGCAATTTGGGAGCCGAAGTTGTTACGATAAAAAATCCAACCATTGCCGAAGGCATACAAAGCATTGTTCGACAAAAAGGAGTGACACAAATTCTTTTAGGGCGCTCTTTGGAAAAAACCGTTTTTGGTACATCAACCTATTTTTCATTGCCCGATCTTTTAGCTGCGGAATGCCCAGAAGTGGACATCCATATCCTTAGGCAAGATAAAGATGCTTCTTACACAAAAAAAATGCTTTTTCTGCCATTTTCTCACATTCCTTTTATTAACTACATTTACGTATTTTTATTTGCAGGTTTATTTACTTTAGCGAATTTTTTTTTGGCCCCTTTTGTGGGGTATGAGACTATTGGAGTTATCTATTTATTAGGTATTTTGTTGCTGAGTTTATTTTTTACGAAAGGTCCCATCATTTTTGCAGCATTTTTATTTGCTCTATGCTGGGATTTTTTCTTTATTCCCCCCATATGGGGTTTTGAAGTTAGTAAAAAAGAAGATATTGCTTTACTGGTTTTATATATTATGACTGCGGCATCTAC is part of the Parachlamydia acanthamoebae genome and encodes:
- the kdpB gene encoding potassium-transporting ATPase subunit KdpB gives rise to the protein MSQKKVNVLDIKAILNALKESFFMLTPQAQFKNPVMFVTYIVALATSFYFLQQMFYGNLSWFDFQITLWLWLTLIFANFSQTIAESRGKAQADSLRKAKTEIFAKQDKGGIEIKIPCNQLRKGDVVICEVGDIIPADGEVVEGVATVDESAITGESAPVIRESGGDRSAVTAGTKVLSDRLKISVVSDAGQSFLDKMIHLIEGAKRQKTPNEIALSIVLSGLTIIFLLTTSTLKMFGDYSSVAAKQDLSQILTIPVLAALLVCLIPTTISALLNAVGIAGIDRLIRKNVIALSGRSVEASGDIDLLILDKTGTITIGNRMAAAFLPATDIGEKEFAKIAQLASLSDETPEGRSIVVLAKNLFGWRGESVEAGSSTFIPFSAKTRMSGVDFKDNHGKVVRSIRKGAADAIKKHIMSLGGKYSSQLDAVIQSIAKMGGTPLLVSDQEKIVGIVHLKDVIKGGIKERFAEMRKMGIRTVMVTGDNPMTAAAIAAEAGVDEYIAEATPEMKLSKIRQEQAGGRLVAMTGDGTNDAPALAQADVAVAMNTGTQASREAGNMIDLDSNPTKLIDIVEIGKQMLMTRGALTTFSIANDVAKYFAIIPAIFSVLYVTDSEQQGPLSILNLMHLKSPHSAILSALIFNALIIVALIPLALRGVKYSAQSAHDLLRNNLLVYGLGGIIVPFLGIKIIDMLITFLGLV
- the kdpC gene encoding potassium-transporting ATPase subunit KdpC, with the protein product MVMQALRMLGCMVVLLGLIYPVVITIIAQIFMPENANGGIIVDKGKTIGAELIAQKFESERYFWARPSAVDFNPLPSGGSNLGPTSKALEKMVAERKAGVASVHLVDVSQVPAELLFASGSGLDPHISRDVAFFQVNRIARARGMSEYELIDFLKEMVIEPSLSIFGEPYVNVLLLNQALDKLNEKQRLPLKGYNE
- a CDS encoding sensor histidine kinase; this translates as MSEQERPAPEDFLRMTEIQESEEKGQLKIFLGMAAGVGKTYAMLEEAQALQKEGVNVVIGIVDTHGRSETSALVSGLKKIPEKVITYRDREFQELDLDAIILLKPDVVLVDELAHTNIPGKRHNKRWQDVLEILDHGIDVYTTLNVQHIESLKDVVHGITGVVVQETVPDLIIEKAASIQLVDLTTDELLQRLKEGKVYLPEQSKIATQNFFKKDKLTALREIVLRYAADKVDRDLRQMEPTGERSTLWRAREKFLVAVSQSPYSQKLIRRACRMAVNFDAPWIALYVNNERILNEQDSQQLTKNLQLARNLGAEVVTIKNPTIAEGIQSIVRQKGVTQILLGRSLEKTVFGTSTYFSLPDLLAAECPEVDIHILRQDKDASYTKKMLFLPFSHIPFINYIYVFLFAGLFTLANFFLAPFVGYETIGVIYLLGILLLSLFFTKGPIIFAAFLFALCWDFFFIPPIWGFEVSKKEDIALLVLYIMTAASTGILVDRARGHKEMFQKSEETTRLLYDVVKKIASGPSTQEIFKSVKEELDRFFKGKFEIIVKQLGNGLKFDDSNSLLTNDMEKNTAIWAFENGKEAGWSTDTLPSANNLYIPLKGFHEIVGILVFKPDTAKNLSPEEKNFIYTIGGQLTGHIERKFSEEETKQNEQLKLMERVHKTILDRISHEFSDPIVSIQTSVQILKDQNKDSLEVQKIDNAAETLSKILTNVLAMAQLSEGLVPLNLSLQDVKELIHECCFNVKRAQNGHRLNIHIDEKIPLIPIDFYLIEILLYNLLFNAFEYSPSDSTIEVEAKKLDKYVVISVADEGKGIPEDQLETIFEKFFRLPEETGPGMGLGLAIAKTIAEVHKGKLKVENLPVKGAKFSLYLPIKI